From the Lolium rigidum isolate FL_2022 chromosome 2, APGP_CSIRO_Lrig_0.1, whole genome shotgun sequence genome, one window contains:
- the LOC124691567 gene encoding disease resistance protein Pik-2-like encodes MESTVLSLGKSVLSGALGYAASAVAQEVALQLGIQGDHSFITDELEMMQAFLMASHEDQEGNKVVKTWVKQVREVAYDVEDCLQDFAVRLENLSWWHIPFRLLDRRRVAEEMKELRLKVEDVSQRNLHYRLIEGSSSKPTVTAERSTISTEVLLHIAEATRRAALQQNKKVDLVKLITEDADDLGVIAVWAPSSDVGVTSIIRAAYDAKNVKVKFQCRAWVRLMHPFHPSDFFISLVRQFYMHSCEETGKATEGTTTGMEVTKKMAAQDNLVDEFNRYVTQKSYLVIINNVSTIEEWDWIKTYFPSKRGSRIIVSTQKFEVASLCTKQPHMVSEIDQKWSFDKDFYVFYYTKVDTLIKEDDKAKPISTEPAGEEHVNNPTHATTVAAASEEDELIDRKAAKNTVIRLIDQRGYVITICGMGGIGKTTLVRDLYQQELGEMFQRHAWLTMSRSFEHHEFLRELFRKLRREDTKKAGKLQSASSEKEHKSKEKKKQILFEKLAKILLEQKCLIVLDDLSSTVELQWVLDLLPVNTPNRIVVTTRELDIAKYCSLEEQIYNLELLDCKESNLLFAKKVFKDIREKENFDHNPDMIEQANLVLKKCGGLPLAISIVGSFLATKPKTAMEWSNLNTHISAELESNPELGMIKTVLTSSYDGLPYHLKSCFLYWSIFPEGHDIRWTRLVRRWIAEQYARGTRNKTAEEIGNNYITELINRNMVRPPKRTAHVHSSGRLGFLQIHDLIREIGITKSTEENLVFTIENGCNLDTQGKIRHLAISSSWTRNKTAFEHGLDFSHLRSLTVFGGWESFFISEQMKLLRVLDLEDTMGLTDNHLHQICQLFHLNYLSLRRCEGILRLPNSLGNLKHLQTLDVEDTSIINLPRSIIKLRKLQYLRVGFVPEDDDEKQESTDGFHHIHRWLNYLSFHLYPRTGCLFLCYRSLYYLLASLLWLFIITGNLLYLIGKFSRVYVKEDFSGLSASFMGLEPHGVKFPRGIRKLKALHTMGVVNINGGNAILEDLQFLTELRKLRVTGLNKKNCMKFFSAIANHKCLESLSMRSEGKPGFFGCLGDPSSLHMNLQSLELYGNLVEMPKWIDGLKNLVKLVLRSSRISEHDVAMQILGKLPNLAILRLLWHSFEGEEVCFSFHTGAFPSLMVLELGVQDNLQSVKFKAGANPKLELLVFSCRPEDANIGLFSGLPSLTSLKEFMLDSDNYTIEFMENLRNQLARNLNGPVLKRYNYSS; translated from the exons ATGGAATCAACGGTGCTGAGCCTTGGCAAGTCCGTGCTGAGTGGAGCACTTGGTTACGCCGCCTCCGCCGTGGCGCAGGAGGTCGCATTGCAGCTCGGCATCCAGGGTGACCACAGCTTCATAACAGACGAGCTGGAGATGATGCAGGCTTTTCTGATGGCTTCCCATGAGGATCAAGAAGGCAACAAAGTGGTCAAGACCTGGGTGAAGCAAGTTCGCGAAGTGGCCTACGACGTGGAGGACTGCCTTCAAGATTTCGCTGTTCGATTAGAGAACTTATCTTGGTGGCACATCCCATTCAGGCTGCTAGACCGACGTCGTGTAGCTGAGGAGATGAAGGAGCTCAGATTAAAGGTGGAGGATGTTAGCCAGAGGAACCTGCACTATCGCCTCATCGAAGGCTCTAGTTCTAAGCCTACTGTCACTGCTGAGCGATCTACCATCAGCACTGAGGTCCTACTTCACATCGCTGAAGCGACACGACGCGCCGCGCTGCAGCAAAACAAAAAGGTAGATCTTGTCAAGCTGATCACCGAGGATGCAGATGACCTTGGGGTGATTGCAGTGTGGGCACCAAGCAGCGATGTTGGGGTGACATCTATCATCAGGGCTGCCTATGATGCTAAGAATGTAAAAGTTAAGTTTCAGTGCCGAGCCTGGGTGAGGCTGATGCATCCCTTCCATCCAAGTGATTTCTTTATCAGTTTGGTGAGGCAGTTTTACATGCATTCATGTGAAGAAACAGGAAAAGCAACAGAAGGAACAACCACGGGGATGGAGGTTACAAAGAAGATGGCAGCGCAAGATAATTTGGTTGATGAGTTTAATCGGTATGTAACCCAGAAGAGTTACCTGGTTATCATTAACAATGTATCAACCATAGAAGAGTGGGACTGGATTAAAACATATTTCCCAAGCAAGAGGGGGAGTAGAATTATTGTGTCCACACAGAAATTTGAAGTTGCAAGCTTGTGCACTAAACAGcctcacatggtatcagagataGACCAAAAATGGTCATTTGATAAGGACTTTTATGTCTTCTACTACACGAAG GTGGATACCTTGATTAAAGAGGATGACAAGGCCAAGCCCATCTCAACTGAACCCGCTGGGGAGGAACATGTAAATAATCCTACTCACGCCACTACAGTGGCAGCTGCTTCGGAGGAAGATGAACTTATCGACCGCAAGGCAGCAAAAAATACAGTAATCAGATTAATTGATCAACGTGGTTATGTGATCACCATTTGTGGAATGGGTGGTATTGGCAAGACTACTCTTGTGAGAGATCTCTACCAACAAGAACTTGGTGAAATGTTTCAGAGACACGCATGGTTAACCATGTCGCGATCTTTTGAACATCACGAATTTCTTAGGGAGTTGTTCCGAAAATTACGCCGCGAAGACACAAAAAAGGCTGGCAAATTGCAGAGTGCGTCAAGTGAAAAAGAACATAAatccaaagaaaagaaaaaacaaattcTGTTTGAAAAACTAGCGAAGATTTTGTTGGAGCAGAAATGCCTCATCGTTTTGGACGATCTATCATCCACTGTGGAACTGCAGTGGGTATTGGACCTCTTGCCTGTAAATACTCCTAACCGGATCGTAGTTACCACGCGAGAATTGGACATCGCTAAATACTGTTCCTTGGAGGAGCAAATATACAACCTGGAATTGTTAGATTGCAAGGAATCTAACCTCCTCTTCGCAAAGAAG GTCTTCAAGGATATTAGGGAGAAGGAAAATTTTGATCATAATCCGgacatgattgagcaagcaaatcttgtacTTAAGAAGTGTGGTGGCCTCCCTCTTGCTATATCCATTGTAGGCAGCTTTCTTGCAACCAAACCTAAAACAGCCATGGAGTGGAGCAATCTGAACACACATATTAGTGCTGAGCTTGAGAGCAATCCAGAGCTTGGGATGATAAAGACAGTCCTCACCTCAAGCTACGATGGTTTACCTTATCATCTTAAGTCTTGCTTCTTGTATTGGTCAATATTTCCTGAAGGGCATGACATTAGATGGACACGACTGGTGAGACGGTGGATTGCGGAGCAATACGCAAGAGGAACACGAAACAAGACTGCAGAAGAGATTGGGAATAACTACATTACTGAGCTTATTAACAGAAACATGGTGCGACCACCAAAGAGGACAGCCCATGTGCACAGTAGTGGGAGGCTTGGTTTTTTGCAAATCCATGATCTCATCCGTGAAATTGGAATCACAAAGTCCACAGAGGAAAACCTTGTTTTTACAATAGAGAATGGTTGCAACTTAGATACCCAGGGAAAAATTCGTCACCTTGCTATAAGCAGTAGCTGGACAAGAAACAAGACTGCATTTGAGCATGGACTGGACTTTTCTCACTTAAGATCATTAACAGTATTTGGAGGGTGGGAATCATTTTTCATTTCTGAGCAGATGAAATTGCTCAGAGTGCTAGATCTGGAAGACACAATGGGTCTAACAGACAACCACCTCCATCAAATTTGTCAGCTTTTTCACCTGAACTATCTTTCCCTGCGAAGATGTGAAGGGATTTTACGGCTGCCAAATTCATTGGGTAACCTGAAGCACCTACAGACACTGGATGTCGAAGACACAAGCATAATAAATCTTCCAAGATCAATAATCAAGCTTCGGAAGCTACAGTACCTCCGTGTGGGCTTTGTACCAGAGGATGATGACGAGAAACAAGAATCTACTGATGGTTTCCACCACATCCATCGCTGGCTGAATTATTTATCTTTTCACTTGTACCCCCGGACTGGTTGCTTGTTCTTGTGCTACCGCAGCCTGTATTACTTACTAGCCAGCCTCCTCTGGCTGTTCATCATCACAGGAAACTTGTTGTATCTCATAGGGAAGTTCTCACGAGTATATGTGAAAGAGGATTTCAGTGGGCTGTCAGCCTCCTTTATGGGGCTAGAACCACATGGTGTCAAATTTCCGAGAGGAATCAGGAAACTGAAGGCATTGCACACAATGGGTGTTGTCAATATCAATGGGGGAAATGCTATTCTTGAAGATCTTCAATTTCTCACAGAGTTGCGCAAGTTAAGAGTGACTGGTCTCAACAAGAAAAACTGTATGAAGTTCTTCTCAGCCATTGCCAATCACAAATGCCTAGAATCCTTGTCAATGCGGTCGGAGGGGAAGCCTGGTTTCTTTGGCTGCTTGGGGGACCCATCCTCGCTTCATATGAACCTTCAGAGCCTCGAGTTGTATGGTAACCTAGTGGAAATGCCAAAATGGATCGATGGGCTGAAAAATCTCGTGAAGCTGGTGCTACGCAGCTCCAGGATATCTGAGCACGATGTTGCTATGCAGATTCTCGGAAAGCTGCCCAACCTGGCCATCCTGCGTCTATTGTGGCATTCATTCGAAGGTGAAGAGGTCTGTTTCAGTTTCCATACGGGGGCATTCCCGAGCCTGATGGTGCTGGAGCTGGGTGTCCAAGATAACCTACAATCAGTGAAGTTTAAGGCAGGAGCAAACCCTAAGCTTGAGCTGCTGGTGTTCAGTTGCCGTCCTGAAGATGCCAACATTGGGTTGTTTTCTGGGCTACCATCGCTCACAAGCCTCAAGGAATTTATGCTGGATAGCGACAACTACACGATAGAATTCATGGAGAACCTACGTAACCAGCTTGCCAGGAATTTAAATGGACCCGTCTTGAAGAGGTACAACTACAGCTCCTAG